Proteins from a single region of Chanodichthys erythropterus isolate Z2021 chromosome 13, ASM2448905v1, whole genome shotgun sequence:
- the rnf128a gene encoding E3 ubiquitin-protein ligase RNF128a isoform X2 produces the protein MGPLASQDVFSWLLVASVLQVSSVSLAQASYLCTAYLNISYTIPETNQTTWRQEEMGLYGQDSPKTSVVGNVYLAHPIYGCGDDTVYRRPNDSRGWIALIQRGNGCTFSDKINVAAMNGAAAAIIFNDFGAENRVIQMSHPGTSIVAVMIGNYYGMELVQLLVKGVPVSIAIEVGKQHGPWMSHYSVFFVSISFFIVTAATVGYFIFYSARRLTSLRQQNRKQKKLKAEAKKAIGQLQVRTLRQGDQETGPDADTCAVCIDLYKPGDVLSILTCNHFFHKSCIEPWLLEHRTCPMCKCDILKSLGVELDVEEQPQISVPDFRSFSTSEDLHSETASHTHSETASSGYASMHGTEHLSPAEGTQNVKTHQ, from the exons ATGGGGCCTCTTGCAAGTCAGGATGTGTTTTCGTGGCTGCTGGTGGCCTCGGTTCTCCAGGTATCGAGTGTAAGCTTGGCGCAGGCCAGTTACCTGTGCACTGCATACCTGAACATTTCCTATACCATTCCTGAAACGAACCAAACCACCTGGCGTCAAGAGGAGATGGGACTGTATGGGCAAGACTCACCCAAAACTTCTGTCGTGGGCAATGTGTATTTAGCCCATCCGATCTATGGTTGTGGGGATGACACCGTTTATCGCCGACCGAACGACTCCCGGGGCTGGATCGCCTTAATTCAACGCGGAAACGGATGCACTTTCAGCGATAAAATTAACGTCGCGGCTATGAATGGAGCTGCCGCTGCTATCATTTTCAACGACTTCGGGGCTGAAAATCGGGTCATTCAGATGTCCCACCCAG GCACGAGCATCGTTGCAGTCATGATTGGCAACTACTATGGGATGGAGCTGGTCCAACTGCTAGTTAAGGGCGTGCCCGTTTCCATAGCGATAGAGGTTGGAAAGCAGCACGGTCCCTGGATGAGTCACTATTCAGTGTTTTTCGTCTCCATCTCCTTCTTCATCGTCACCGCGGCGACTGTTGGGTACTTCATCTTCTACTCCGCGCGGAGACTGACCAGCCTCAGACAGCAGAACCGCAAACAG AAAAAGCTGAAAGCTGAAGCAAAAAAGGCGATTGGCCAGCTGCAGGTCCGCACACTGAGACAAGGGGATCAG GAGACTGGCCCCGATGCTGATACCTGTGCAGTTTGTATCGACTTGTACAAACCAGGAGATGTACTGTCAATACTCACATGCAA tcaTTTCTTCCATAAATCTTGCATAGAGCCGTGGCTGCTGGAGCACAGAACCTGCCCAATGTGCAAGTGCGACATTCTTAAATCCCTCGGAGTTGAG TTGGATGTAGAGGAGCAGCCACAGATTTCAGTGCCTGATTTCAGATCCTTTTCTACCTCTGAGGACCTGCACAGTGAGacagcatcacacacacacagtgagacTGCATCCTCTGGATATGCATCCATGCATGGAACCGAGCACCTCAGTCCTGCCGAAGGCACACAGAACG tgaAAACCCACCAATAA
- the rnf128a gene encoding E3 ubiquitin-protein ligase RNF128a isoform X1 produces MGPLASQDVFSWLLVASVLQVSSVSLAQASYLCTAYLNISYTIPETNQTTWRQEEMGLYGQDSPKTSVVGNVYLAHPIYGCGDDTVYRRPNDSRGWIALIQRGNGCTFSDKINVAAMNGAAAAIIFNDFGAENRVIQMSHPGTSIVAVMIGNYYGMELVQLLVKGVPVSIAIEVGKQHGPWMSHYSVFFVSISFFIVTAATVGYFIFYSARRLTSLRQQNRKQKKLKAEAKKAIGQLQVRTLRQGDQETGPDADTCAVCIDLYKPGDVLSILTCNHFFHKSCIEPWLLEHRTCPMCKCDILKSLGVELDVEEQPQISVPDFRSFSTSEDLHSETASHTHSETASSGYASMHGTEHLSPAEGTQNGVQEEHVDVSPHYDNLAFEGDIHRQSEVRT; encoded by the exons ATGGGGCCTCTTGCAAGTCAGGATGTGTTTTCGTGGCTGCTGGTGGCCTCGGTTCTCCAGGTATCGAGTGTAAGCTTGGCGCAGGCCAGTTACCTGTGCACTGCATACCTGAACATTTCCTATACCATTCCTGAAACGAACCAAACCACCTGGCGTCAAGAGGAGATGGGACTGTATGGGCAAGACTCACCCAAAACTTCTGTCGTGGGCAATGTGTATTTAGCCCATCCGATCTATGGTTGTGGGGATGACACCGTTTATCGCCGACCGAACGACTCCCGGGGCTGGATCGCCTTAATTCAACGCGGAAACGGATGCACTTTCAGCGATAAAATTAACGTCGCGGCTATGAATGGAGCTGCCGCTGCTATCATTTTCAACGACTTCGGGGCTGAAAATCGGGTCATTCAGATGTCCCACCCAG GCACGAGCATCGTTGCAGTCATGATTGGCAACTACTATGGGATGGAGCTGGTCCAACTGCTAGTTAAGGGCGTGCCCGTTTCCATAGCGATAGAGGTTGGAAAGCAGCACGGTCCCTGGATGAGTCACTATTCAGTGTTTTTCGTCTCCATCTCCTTCTTCATCGTCACCGCGGCGACTGTTGGGTACTTCATCTTCTACTCCGCGCGGAGACTGACCAGCCTCAGACAGCAGAACCGCAAACAG AAAAAGCTGAAAGCTGAAGCAAAAAAGGCGATTGGCCAGCTGCAGGTCCGCACACTGAGACAAGGGGATCAG GAGACTGGCCCCGATGCTGATACCTGTGCAGTTTGTATCGACTTGTACAAACCAGGAGATGTACTGTCAATACTCACATGCAA tcaTTTCTTCCATAAATCTTGCATAGAGCCGTGGCTGCTGGAGCACAGAACCTGCCCAATGTGCAAGTGCGACATTCTTAAATCCCTCGGAGTTGAG TTGGATGTAGAGGAGCAGCCACAGATTTCAGTGCCTGATTTCAGATCCTTTTCTACCTCTGAGGACCTGCACAGTGAGacagcatcacacacacacagtgagacTGCATCCTCTGGATATGCATCCATGCATGGAACCGAGCACCTCAGTCCTGCCGAAGGCACACAGAACG GTGTGCAAGAGGAGCATGTGGACGTGTCGCCTCATTATGATAATCTTGCCTTCGAGGGCGACATTCACAGACAGAGTGAAGTCAGGACCTGA